Within the Ignavibacteriota bacterium genome, the region GTTGTGTGTTCCGTTGATGGTGAAATCAACATTGATTGGTGTTATCACCGCGTATAATAAAAAGGATGGATTATCTTTTACTCAAGACGACCAGAGATTGTTGGTGATTATTGCATCGCAATCTGCTCAGGTGATTGAGAACGCGAGATTATATGAGCAGGAAAAATCGCTGATGGCAATGCAGGAACAAGTTCGCCTTGCGGCAGAGATTCAAAGGAATCTTCTTCCGAAAAAAAATCCTGAACTTCCTGGATATGAAATTTATGGAATGACAATTTCCGCGCATCAGGTTGGAGGCGACCTCTATGATTTTATTCCGATTGATGAACACCACCTTGCAATTTGTTTGGGTGATGTGACGGGGAAAGGATTGCCTGCATCGTTGTTGATGTCGAATGTGCAGGCGACACTCCGCAGTCAAACGCTTCTCAATCGAACTCCTGCTGAATGTCTCACGAATTCCAACCGATTGCTTTTCCAAAGTACAAGCAGTGAAAAATTCTGCACGTTGTTTTATGGAATGCTCGACATTCAAAAACACGAATTACACTACAGCAATGCTGGGCATGACCACCCGTTTTTGTTTTCTGAAGATGGTTCATTCCGTCGTCTTTCCACAGGAGGTTTGATGCTCGGTATTTTTGATAAGATTGAGTTAGAAGAGGAGGTCGTTTCTCTTCATCCGGGTGATTTTGTTTTTGCGTATTCCGACGGAATACCGGAAGCAATGAATGCAAATCGTGAACAATTCAAAGAAGAGAAAATGATAGAAGTTTTGCAACAACATAGAAGCACACCTCTGCCGGAACTTGCTAACCAGATGAGAGCGGCGATAAAAAGCCATGTTCGGGATTCTCCGCCGTCGGACGATGTGACGATGGTAATCGTAAAGAGAATGAAATAGTTCGTTTTACAGTTTATTCCGGGTCTCAAAAAAAATCCCCTAAGGGTTGGTATGAAATCAAATTCCATCCTCAAAGGTGAGAATTATGTTACTCATGAAAGAATACAATACTAAATGATAGGACTAGCAATATCTCACTATAAAATTCTGGAAAAACTCGGTGAGGGCGGAATGGGCGTCGTCTTTAAAGCCGAAGATACAAAACTTAAACGTATTGTTGCGTTAAAGTTTTTGCCGGAAAGTGTTTCTTCATCAGGCGAGGAACTTGCACGTTTTCAACAAGAAGCAGAAGCTATCTCCGCGCTTAACCATTCCAACATTGCAACGATCTACGATGTTGATGAAGTTGAGGGGAAGAAATTTCTCGCACTTGAGTTTATTCCCGGAGGTACGTTGAAGTCAAGAATCAAGAAATTGAAAAACGAAGGAAGGGAGATTTCCATCGAGGAAGCAACCGACTACATTATCCAGATCGCAGAAGGATTAGGACACGCTCACCGTCAGCAAATTATCCATCGCGATATCAAGAGCGATAACTTAATGCTGACGGACGAAGGGAAAATCAAAATTACCGACTTTGGTTTGGCAAAACTTCGCGGGACCAGCACGTTGACAAAATCGGGAAGTACCGTCGGCACACTCGCGTACATGGCGCCGGAACAAATGCAGGGGAATGACGTGGATGTCCGGGCTGATATGTTCTCGCTGGGAGTCGTTTTTTTTGAATTGCTCACAGGAAAAATGCCGTTCAGAGGCGAACATGAAGCGGCGATTATGTATTCAGTTCTCAATGAAGAACCTCAATTAATTACTAACGTACGGCCCAATGTTCCAACAAATCTCCAACAGATCATCGGGAAATTATTACAAAAGGAACCTCAGTGCCGCTATCAAAGCATGAGAGAACTCCTCAGTGATTTACGTAATTCTCGTCAGGGGAATCCAAAGAATTCAGCTGAACAAAAATCAATTGTTGTTCTTCCGTTTGAGAATATGAGTCCGGACAAAGAGAACGAATATTTCAGTGATGGACTTACAGAAGAAATTATATCCGACCTTTCCAAGATTCAATCGCTCCGTGTAATTTCGCGGACGTCCGCGATGAGGTTGAAGGGTTCAACAAAAGATATCAAGACGATTGCACAGGAACTTAACGTCCGGTATGTTCTTGAAGGAAGCGTTCGAAAGTCGGGACAGACTCTTCGCATCACCGCACAGTTAATCGATGGGAAATCAGATGCGAACCTCTGGGCGGAAAAATATAACGGAACGTTAGAGGATGTTTTTGAGATTCAGGAAAATGTTTCCCGTGCTATTGTCGGCGCGCTGAAGGTCACGCTTAGCTCTGACGAGGAGCGCAGGATGGAAGAGCGTCCGATAAACAATGCTCAGGCGTATGATCTTTATCTAAAAGCCCGTCGGGAACTCCAGCGTGGAATGGCTGATTCTCTTGAACGTTCGATTCAGTTGTTGAATCAGGGACTTGCTATTGTAGGCGAGAACGAAATTCTCTATGCTGCACTTGGTTATGTGAATATATCCTATTTCCGTTGGATCAGTAAAGTGGACGTAAACTTTCTTCATCGTGCACGGGAGTACGCACAGAAAGTATTTTCACTCAATCCATCCTCCTCGCATGGCTATAACCTGCTGGGGTTGATTCAGATGAATGAAGGTGACATTGTCGAGGCAATTCGGTCAATGAAAATGGCACTCGTTATCGAGCCGACCAATACCGAAACACTCCTCTGGCTTGCCGCATGTTACTCATACGTTGGTAAAAACGTCGATGCCATGAAAGCCGCCGATGCTCTTATAGTTGTCGATCCACTGACACCCATCAATATTTTCATAAAAGGGGTTGTCTTTGCCTATCGAGGTGATTTTTCAGAGGCTTTGGTTTGGGCAAATCGTGCGTTTGCGATGGATACCCAATCTCCTCTCGCCATATGGAGCCAGGCGATAGTCTTGGTTTGGTGCGGAAAGTATGATGAGGCGATTGTTTTAATCGATGAACTTGCCTGGAATTTTCCCGCGTGGGTTTATACACAGCACGGGCTTTTTCTGAAACACGCTCTTCGGGGAGAGAAACATCTTGCGCTCCAGTATGATACGTCAGACCTTGCTCTTGAGGCGAAATATGATATGCATTTTGCTCTCCATGTTTCCCATTGCTTCACTCTCATCGGCGAGATAGAAAAAGCGCTTTTTTTTCTGGAGCATTCCATTCGGAATGGGATGCTCAATTACCCCTTCCTTTCAAAATACGATCCCTTGTTGGATAACTTACGTGGCGATGAACGGTTTAAAAAATTGATGGAACAGGTGAGAGTGTTACATGAACAACTTACGGTGTAAGATATGATTGGCTCAATAATTTCTCATTATAAAATTCTGGAGAAACTCGGTGAAGGTGGAATGGGCATTGTCTATAAAGCTCAGGACACAAACCTCGACCGTATGGTTGCGCTTAAATTTTTGCCTCCTCATCTTGCGGCATCCGAACAGGATAAATCCCGTTTCGTCCAGGAAGCAAAAGCTGCTTCTGCTTTGAATCATCCGAATGTTTGTACCATTCATTCTATCGAAGAACACGAAAGTTCTCAAGGGGGCAAGCAAATGTTTATCGTGATGGAGTTTGTGGATGGGCAAACGCTTCGGGAGAAAAAAGGAATGATAAGCTTCAAACAGGCGGTAGATATTGGAATCCAGATTGCCGATGGACTTGCAGCAGCGCACGAAAAAGGAATCGTCCACCGCGATATCAAGCCGGATAATATTATGATTCGGAAAGACGGTATCGCTCAAATAATGGATTTCGGTCTGGCGAAGTTGAGGGCGAGTGGAAGCCAGATTACACGATTGACAAAAGAAGGAAGCACGGTCGGTACGGCGGGCTATATGTCGCCTGAGCAAGTACAAGGGCAAGACACAGACCATCGGTCTGATATTTTTTCATTCGGCGTGCTCATGTATGAAATGTTCACCGGACAACTTCCCTTCAGAGGTGTGCATGAGACGGCGTTGATGTATGAGATCGTCAACGTCGATGCCGCGCCGATGTCTGCCATCAAACCGGACATTGATTCGAACTTTGATGTTATCGTGCTTGATTGTTTGGAGAAAGACCAGAGAGAACGCTGTCAATCCGTTGCCGAAGTAGCCCGAGATTTGCGGCGCGTAAAGCGGGAATCTACCCGACAGAGACACAGCCGAGTTACTGCGGTTCGTCCTGCGTATCAGTCAACATCGGGTCAATCTCAGTACAATCAAACAGAAACCGTACAGTTGGTACAAGAGAAAACTGCCGACAAACTTCCATGGATTATTTCTGCTCTCTTTTTTCTGATTGCGTCGGGAGCTGTGGGTTATATTCTTTTTCAGAAACCCGCGCCTCCGCCAGAGATACCTGTAACCCGCGCATATATTCTTCCCCCTTCAAGAGTGAACTTCAACGTACAGAATGGCGGGCATCTTGCTGTTTCTCCGAATGGGAAAAAAGTAGCATTTGTAGGATTTGATACGACAGGCACAAATCAACTCTGGGTTCGTGCGATAGAATCGTTAACTGCCGTTCCTCTTGCGGGAACGAACGGGGCATACCATCCGTTCTGGTCTCCCGATGGAAAGTCACTGGCATTTTTTGCAGACGGGAAACTCAAGAAAATAGATGCCGCAGGAGGACCTGTTGTAACAATCTGCGATGCACCAGCGGGACGTGGAGGAACGTGGAATAATGCAGGCATGATCCTCCTTGCCCCGAACTCCCTCGATGCGCTGTATAAAGTGTCAGCCGCCGGAGGTGTTCCGGTAGCGGCTACGAAATTAGACACAGCGAATAAAATTCAAAATCACCGGTGGCCCCATTTCCTTCCCGATGGCAAGCATTTCATCTATACGACGCAAACAGCTGCAACGGCATCAGAGAACGATGTTGTCCGGATTGCTTCGCTTGATTCGTCAGTCGATTCGGTCTTAATGCTCGGTAATTCCAATGTTGAGTATGCATCTGGGTATTTGTTGTTCCATCGTCAGGCAATGCTGATGGCACAACCGTTTGACACGGCAACATTTCGATTCTACGGCGATGCTGTTCCGATTGCTGAACAACTGCAATATAACAACGGGAGAAGCAGAGCCATGTTCTCGGTATCAACCAACGGCGTTCTCATTTTTCAGACCGGTGAAGAACAACAAACAAAGTTTGCGTTCTTCGACCGGGCAGGGAATCGGCTCAATCTTCTCGACACCAAATGGCCCAGGGGAGGAAGACTCTCTCACGACGGAAAGAAGATTGCCTACGTTTTCCAAGAAAAGCAGAGCCGTCAAAATGATGTCTGGCTGTATGAAATAAACGGCGGACGAAGCTCACGATTCACATTTGATATGGCAACGGATATTGCCTCCTACTGGTCGCCTCACGATGATTCTGTAGTCTTCAGTTCAGACAGAAGCG harbors:
- a CDS encoding SpoIIE family protein phosphatase, whose amino-acid sequence is MVQEENQRLRRAVEELSILNDLARAIGASVNTQQIIETITRKSLRALKAEQSVVTLIDVETADAGKTLVRQNFSTSAQEKFHLHQNVQGWIMVNNRPLLVNEPETDPRFKGTKWDSSIRNLLCVPLMVKSTLIGVITAYNKKDGLSFTQDDQRLLVIIASQSAQVIENARLYEQEKSLMAMQEQVRLAAEIQRNLLPKKNPELPGYEIYGMTISAHQVGGDLYDFIPIDEHHLAICLGDVTGKGLPASLLMSNVQATLRSQTLLNRTPAECLTNSNRLLFQSTSSEKFCTLFYGMLDIQKHELHYSNAGHDHPFLFSEDGSFRRLSTGGLMLGIFDKIELEEEVVSLHPGDFVFAYSDGIPEAMNANREQFKEEKMIEVLQQHRSTPLPELANQMRAAIKSHVRDSPPSDDVTMVIVKRMK
- a CDS encoding protein kinase, whose translation is MIGSIISHYKILEKLGEGGMGIVYKAQDTNLDRMVALKFLPPHLAASEQDKSRFVQEAKAASALNHPNVCTIHSIEEHESSQGGKQMFIVMEFVDGQTLREKKGMISFKQAVDIGIQIADGLAAAHEKGIVHRDIKPDNIMIRKDGIAQIMDFGLAKLRASGSQITRLTKEGSTVGTAGYMSPEQVQGQDTDHRSDIFSFGVLMYEMFTGQLPFRGVHETALMYEIVNVDAAPMSAIKPDIDSNFDVIVLDCLEKDQRERCQSVAEVARDLRRVKRESTRQRHSRVTAVRPAYQSTSGQSQYNQTETVQLVQEKTADKLPWIISALFFLIASGAVGYILFQKPAPPPEIPVTRAYILPPSRVNFNVQNGGHLAVSPNGKKVAFVGFDTTGTNQLWVRAIESLTAVPLAGTNGAYHPFWSPDGKSLAFFADGKLKKIDAAGGPVVTICDAPAGRGGTWNNAGMILLAPNSLDALYKVSAAGGVPVAATKLDTANKIQNHRWPHFLPDGKHFIYTTQTAATASENDVVRIASLDSSVDSVLMLGNSNVEYASGYLLFHRQAMLMAQPFDTATFRFYGDAVPIAEQLQYNNGRSRAMFSVSTNGVLIFQTGEEQQTKFAFFDRAGNRLNLLDTKWPRGGRLSHDGKKIAYVFQEKQSRQNDVWLYEINGGRSSRFTFDMATDIASYWSPHDDSVVFSSDRSGKFDLYIKSANGTGTEQLLIKSDDGKYVTDWSLNGKYLTYTSFGNPKTKNDMWLLPMTGNRTPVPFLQTEFNEANGSISPDAKWIAYQSDESGKNEVYVRALDGTAGKWGVSINGGNNPRWSRDGKTIFFQASGKAMGAAVRVVQSAIVVDSVRTFFDFESRGIFRGFAGGIQDVSGDGQKFLFMVTELDQTSPPITLVVNWNEELKKK
- a CDS encoding protein kinase, which produces MIGLAISHYKILEKLGEGGMGVVFKAEDTKLKRIVALKFLPESVSSSGEELARFQQEAEAISALNHSNIATIYDVDEVEGKKFLALEFIPGGTLKSRIKKLKNEGREISIEEATDYIIQIAEGLGHAHRQQIIHRDIKSDNLMLTDEGKIKITDFGLAKLRGTSTLTKSGSTVGTLAYMAPEQMQGNDVDVRADMFSLGVVFFELLTGKMPFRGEHEAAIMYSVLNEEPQLITNVRPNVPTNLQQIIGKLLQKEPQCRYQSMRELLSDLRNSRQGNPKNSAEQKSIVVLPFENMSPDKENEYFSDGLTEEIISDLSKIQSLRVISRTSAMRLKGSTKDIKTIAQELNVRYVLEGSVRKSGQTLRITAQLIDGKSDANLWAEKYNGTLEDVFEIQENVSRAIVGALKVTLSSDEERRMEERPINNAQAYDLYLKARRELQRGMADSLERSIQLLNQGLAIVGENEILYAALGYVNISYFRWISKVDVNFLHRAREYAQKVFSLNPSSSHGYNLLGLIQMNEGDIVEAIRSMKMALVIEPTNTETLLWLAACYSYVGKNVDAMKAADALIVVDPLTPINIFIKGVVFAYRGDFSEALVWANRAFAMDTQSPLAIWSQAIVLVWCGKYDEAIVLIDELAWNFPAWVYTQHGLFLKHALRGEKHLALQYDTSDLALEAKYDMHFALHVSHCFTLIGEIEKALFFLEHSIRNGMLNYPFLSKYDPLLDNLRGDERFKKLMEQVRVLHEQLTV